A part of Vicinamibacterales bacterium genomic DNA contains:
- a CDS encoding response regulator, with protein MGVVLKVRLPFRLGFATKPAAGTADPRQGQGGGQPTIALPADDTRTGEAGVGPQPPQDRTAIAERTPVAAGHGTAMPATGPDTGVPSPAEVDQASSSLVWLAYTSALASRATTLEDAALAALEGRLDPSPRRRAARETYKLATSLWLVEARDAARMAWEAAGLLESGTLLGTANALRLSQIVEALHGTLRTLPPPDALSPAGRPTSPALLVVDDDDALARELPIEAAVRGWRAKVIRHLTDPLDDQADVIVLGPDGLGDADGAARARLLAAHPNAAIAALVSGPSLLERSAAHPLSAARTLCKPIAPAAIVDEAIDLVRRRQATRPVIVLGLVDPDLRARARTVLADLGAVTEVHENGEAVWDVVTQLRPELCVLDERCAGGPSLHVPRAMRRELDVAAASVILVTPASDEAAAARAAAAGADDWLPSAAVPSLLLPLSRNRLERTRTQREAADLDPATRLPHLRSVIPTFERMVAIARRYDHTLAMLMVEVDGIGPASASRDPEPMQRLSTLLGRRLARAFRAEDVVAHVAPGRFAIAAFGMKSEDGVHRMAELLESFREQAVQGADRTAVAASFSAGIAQIRVDGKDAGELIRAAEAALASARRQGGNRIEAATRGEASRVEWTADALVIDPDAPFAALVEHALETRGHRVRTVGDGREALELLTHPEAPVRARLLVLELGLPGLDGLTLLGQLAEAGVLKTSKAVVVTTRSVEAEMIAAMELGAVDYVTKPVSLPVLMRRLRSALSGSAGVG; from the coding sequence ATGGGAGTCGTCCTGAAGGTCCGCCTGCCGTTTCGCCTCGGCTTCGCCACGAAGCCGGCAGCCGGCACCGCGGATCCGCGCCAGGGCCAGGGGGGCGGGCAGCCGACGATCGCCCTCCCTGCGGACGACACGCGCACCGGCGAGGCTGGCGTCGGGCCACAGCCCCCCCAGGATCGGACGGCCATCGCCGAGCGGACGCCGGTGGCCGCGGGCCATGGTACGGCCATGCCGGCGACAGGCCCCGACACCGGCGTCCCGTCGCCGGCGGAGGTCGACCAGGCGTCCTCCTCGCTGGTCTGGCTCGCCTACACGTCGGCGCTGGCCTCGCGGGCCACCACGCTCGAGGACGCGGCGCTGGCGGCGCTCGAAGGACGGCTCGACCCGTCGCCTCGCCGCCGCGCGGCGCGGGAGACCTACAAGCTCGCCACGTCGCTTTGGCTGGTGGAAGCCCGCGATGCCGCGCGCATGGCGTGGGAGGCCGCCGGACTGCTCGAGAGCGGCACGCTGCTCGGCACGGCGAATGCGTTGAGGCTGTCGCAGATTGTCGAGGCGCTGCACGGCACGCTCCGCACGCTGCCGCCGCCCGATGCCCTGTCGCCGGCCGGCCGGCCGACCTCGCCCGCGCTGCTGGTCGTGGACGACGACGACGCGCTCGCGCGGGAACTTCCCATCGAGGCGGCCGTCCGAGGGTGGCGAGCCAAGGTCATCCGGCATCTCACCGATCCGCTCGACGACCAGGCGGACGTGATCGTCCTCGGACCCGACGGGCTCGGTGACGCCGATGGCGCGGCACGGGCCCGCCTGCTCGCCGCCCACCCCAACGCCGCAATCGCGGCCCTGGTGTCCGGCCCGTCGCTGCTCGAACGATCCGCCGCGCATCCCCTGTCCGCGGCCCGCACCCTGTGCAAGCCGATCGCCCCGGCGGCGATCGTGGACGAGGCCATCGACCTCGTTCGGCGCCGTCAGGCCACGCGGCCCGTCATCGTGCTTGGACTGGTCGATCCGGATCTGCGCGCGCGGGCGAGGACCGTCCTGGCGGATCTCGGCGCGGTGACCGAGGTCCACGAGAACGGCGAGGCCGTGTGGGACGTCGTGACCCAGCTTCGGCCCGAGCTCTGCGTCCTCGACGAGCGATGCGCCGGCGGGCCGTCGCTGCACGTGCCGCGGGCGATGCGCCGCGAGCTGGACGTGGCCGCGGCCAGCGTCATCCTGGTCACTCCGGCCTCCGACGAGGCCGCGGCGGCACGCGCGGCCGCGGCCGGCGCCGACGACTGGCTGCCTTCGGCCGCGGTGCCGTCCCTGCTGCTGCCACTCTCACGCAACCGCCTGGAGCGGACGAGGACCCAGCGCGAGGCCGCGGACCTGGACCCCGCCACCCGCCTGCCGCACCTGCGCTCGGTCATTCCGACCTTCGAGCGGATGGTGGCCATCGCCCGGCGCTACGACCACACGCTGGCCATGCTGATGGTGGAGGTGGACGGCATCGGGCCCGCGTCCGCCTCGCGCGACCCCGAGCCGATGCAGCGGCTCTCCACGCTCCTGGGGCGGCGCCTCGCCCGTGCCTTCCGCGCCGAGGACGTCGTGGCCCACGTGGCGCCCGGGCGCTTCGCCATCGCCGCCTTCGGCATGAAGTCCGAGGACGGCGTACACCGGATGGCCGAGCTCCTCGAGAGCTTCCGGGAGCAGGCCGTGCAGGGCGCGGACCGCACGGCCGTGGCGGCCTCCTTCAGCGCCGGCATCGCCCAGATTCGCGTCGACGGCAAGGACGCCGGCGAGCTCATCCGCGCCGCCGAGGCGGCCCTCGCCTCGGCGCGGCGACAGGGCGGCAACCGCATCGAAGCCGCCACGCGCGGCGAGGCGTCGCGCGTGGAGTGGACGGCCGACGCCCTGGTCATCGATCCTGACGCGCCGTTCGCGGCGCTGGTGGAACACGCGCTCGAGACGCGCGGACACCGCGTGCGCACGGTGGGCGACGGCCGCGAGGCCCTCGAGCTGCTCACCCATCCCGAGGCGCCGGTCCGCGCACGGCTGCTGGTGCTCGAGCTCGGCCTGCCGGGCCTGGACGGGCTCACGCTGCTCGGACAGCTCGCCGAGGCCGGCGTGCTCAAGACGTCGAAAGCGGTCGTGGTGACGACGCGGTCGGTCGAGGCCGAGATGATCGCGGCCATGGAGCTGGGCGCCGTGGACTACGTCACCAAGCCCGTCAGCCTCCCGGTCCTCATGCGGCGGCTGCGCTCGGCCCTGTCGGGGAGCGCCGGTGTCGGCTGA